CCTGGTTGAAATCTCCCGCTCTTCCGCGGGGAATGACCTGCCGGACGAGATGCTCAATCTTGATCCGGGTAGCCGGCTTAGCGATATCATCTGTCAAATACAACAATCGGGAAAAAACGCGCATGACGTTTCCATCGACTGCCGGTTCCACCTTTTCGTAGGCAATGCTTAGAATCGCCCCGGCTGTGTAAGGGCCCACCCCTTTTAGTGTGGCAATGTCCTCAGGCGTATCCGGGACGATGCCTCCATAGCGAGCCTGTACCTCACGAGCCGCTGCTTGCAGGTTGCGCGCACGCGAATAGTAGCCGAGACCTTCCCATGCTTTAAGCACCTCATCTTCTGGTGCTTCTGCCAATGCTCCTACGGTCGGAAATTTCTCCATGAAATTCGCATAATAAGATTTGACGGTTTCTACACGCGTCTGCTGCAGCATGATCTCCGATACCCAGACGCGATATGGATCACGATTGATTCGCCAAGGCAGGTCGCGCTTTTGCGAATCGTACCAAGTCAGCAAATCAGAGGAGAAACCGAAGACATGAAATTCTTCTGGTAATGTATAAGGTAATTCTTTCGCTTTTTTTCCTGCCATCTCTTGTTTGATTGCTCCTTTTTCGTTATAGCACTGCGGAACGAAACGCCCATACATGCAGCTTGGCCGCTCCACCCGCTACACAATCGCAAAAAGCCTCATCCGCAAGTCGCCATGCTTTGATTTGGTCGTACTGTTCCACCGCTTGAACTTCAAACGCTTCTACGAAAAGACCGGGCTGATCAATCCCCTCCATACAGCGGTATTGAGTGGCCCCCATAGCGGTCAGTTTATCGGACATGCCTGCAAGTAACGAAAGAGCAGTTGCTCGCTTGGCGGAATCCAGCTTATATTCCACAAAAACAGTTAGCATCACGAAGTCCTCCTTTGCGAGGTCGATCCTTTACCATCATACCTTTTTTGCGGAAACCGGAACAAGATCACAATTTTTTTCAAATGAGGCGGGAAATCTCCTGCTCTCCACGCTATAATAAACAATAATAAATACAGCCAAGGAGGAAAGGAGGAGTACGACGATTCCATGGATACTGCCACACATTTTGCCATGGGCTTCGGATTGGCCGGTCTCGCCTATCTCGATCCTGTCGTAGCAACTACTCCGGGACTCGCGGAAGCCATCATGATCGGCACGGTCATCGGATCACAAGCACCTGATCTAGATGGTCTGATCCGAATCCGAGGCACCGCTGCTTATGTTCGCAATCACCGGGGCGTATCACATTCTGTTCCAGCGCTATTTCTCTGGACAGGAGCGTTGTTTTCCCTCATTCAGACCATTATGCCACAATCCTCGTGGCTCCACTTATTAGGTTGGATCTTTTTGGCGGTCTGTCTCCACGTATTTGTCGACTTGTTCAATTCCTATGGTACCAAGGGGTTGTATCCGTTTCGAGACAAATGGGTCGCTCTCAACGCCATTTTTATTTTTGACCCGTTCATTTTCACTGCACATCTCGTGGGCTTCATGCTCTGGGCTGCAGGTCTGGAGCCGGGTAGGTTGTTTCTCTGGATCTATGTGATAATCGCCGTCTACTATTACTGGCGCATTCAGGCACAAAAACGCACGACAGAGCTGGTACGTCAGCGTATTGGGAAATCGGGCATCTACACGATCATTCCCACCATCTCGTGGACGCAATGGACGTTCGTCGCCAGAACGGAGCATCACTGGTACGTAGGTGAAATTCATTCCGGCGATGTGATCATTCTCGATACGTTTACCATCAAGCCAGAAACCGAATTGATCAATGCCGCCAAAAAGAGTCGCAAGGTGCAGTCGTTCCTCTCGTTCACGCATCACGTGCATGTAGAAACGACTGAAAGACCTTTTGGCTACGAGGTGAAATGGATCGACCTGCGCTATCGCTCGCGCTTTCAAGGAAAGAGTCACTATATGTTTGTCGCAGTCGTTTACCTTGGTTTTGACTTAGAAATTCGGGATTCGTTTGTAGGCTGGATCCATCGTGGAGAAGACCAATTGACCAAAAAAATGGACCCTAACCGACAGCTCGGTTAAAACTCGTGCCGCCCACGCTAGCTTGGGCGGTTTTTTTCATCTGACCTGCTTCATTTTTTGATAATTGCCCCTTTTGACCATGCCAAAAAACTTTTACGATAGGGCTACCAATTTCAAAGGGAACTTGTCAGATGGAGGGAACTACCGTGATTCCAATTCGCTATTCCAAACGTACGTTGACCGATCAAGAGCAAATTGATGCCTTTTTGGCCCACGCCAAGGTGGGAAACCTGGGGTTGTCCAACGGAACAGAGCCGTACATCATTCCGTTAAATTTTTGCTGGTGGAATGGTCACATTTATTTTCACGGAGCAGACTCCGGACGAAAGGTAGAAATGATCAATGCCAACAACCGCGTTTGCTTCAGCGTTTGCGAGGAGTATGGCACCATTGCGGACCCCATACCTGCTCATACAGACACAGCTTACATGAGCGTCTTTTTGTCGGGAACGATTGAACGCGTGCAGGACCCGGATGAAATGCGGGATGCCATGCAGGCAATGCTCGACAAGTACGTTCCCGGCTACTATCCGGAGCCACTTTCTCTGCAGCACGTGGTCAAATATCGTTCCTCCATGGGAAGTGTGACAGCCGTGTTTCGGATCACGCCAGACAGTCTCACAGCCAAGGGTAGCCCGATGCCTGAAGAAAAGCGGTTTTATCCGGGACGGACGATCGGGCAAGACAGCAAAAAACTAGACTGATCCAATATCCTACCAATTGAAGAAAAAGGTTACCACCGGCACTAGCCAGATGGTAACCCTTTTTTATGCAACACTTATTTCGTGTGAGCAAATACCGCTCGGATGATCGTATCCCAATCCTCATCGTGCACTTCATGTCCGGAACCTTCCAAGGTCAGCAAGGCAGCACCCGGAATTTCCCTCACGAGAGCCAAAGCATGCTCATACGGGAGCACCGTATCATGCGTCCCGTGAATAACCAAAGTCGGTACCTTGATCTGGGTATGCCTGCCTTCAGAATCATCATCCCCTACGAGCAGGGCGTGATTAAACATGCTGAGCAAGTTGCTTGCTCTCTTGATTTCCGCAGTGACTTGAGCGAAAACGCGCTCTCCGTTGAAGGAATGAGCGGGACCGCACAACAACGCTGAGCCTGCTACCAGGTAGTCCGCAACCGCTGCTTCGTCCGTCCAATCCAGGCTGCCGCCATTCGCATGATAAGCTAGTATTCGCTCATCCATCGGAGGCAGATTGCGGTTGTTCTGATCGGAACCAAAAATGCCCGATGCGATCAGTGTCATTGACTGGACACGTTCCGGGTGCTTTACGGCGATCACTTGGGCAATCATCCCTCCGAGAGACATCCCGACCAAATGGGCCTTTTCGATTTGGTAGGCATCGAGTACACCCACGGCATCATTTGCCATATCGGCTACCGTGTAATTGGATGTCCCCGGCTCATAAGCCGTAGAGCGTCCCACATCACGGTTATCAAAGCGGATGACGAAACGGC
This is a stretch of genomic DNA from Brevibacillus choshinensis. It encodes these proteins:
- the mutY gene encoding A/G-specific adenine glycosylase; the encoded protein is MAGKKAKELPYTLPEEFHVFGFSSDLLTWYDSQKRDLPWRINRDPYRVWVSEIMLQQTRVETVKSYYANFMEKFPTVGALAEAPEDEVLKAWEGLGYYSRARNLQAAAREVQARYGGIVPDTPEDIATLKGVGPYTAGAILSIAYEKVEPAVDGNVMRVFSRLLYLTDDIAKPATRIKIEHLVRQVIPRGRAGDFNQALMELGAMVCVPRSPQCLTCPVFDYCMARQEGVQEDLPIKGKAKPPRPVHLQVAVVMRDGQVLINKRPDTGLLAGMWEFPMVETEVERESAKQDVLNNSLRDRFAVEIEVLESLGEVQHTFSHLQWNMQVWSCDWIEGDELPPNARLVAVDELDIYTFPMAHHKIRELMQQKSDRS
- a CDS encoding metal-dependent hydrolase, which translates into the protein MDTATHFAMGFGLAGLAYLDPVVATTPGLAEAIMIGTVIGSQAPDLDGLIRIRGTAAYVRNHRGVSHSVPALFLWTGALFSLIQTIMPQSSWLHLLGWIFLAVCLHVFVDLFNSYGTKGLYPFRDKWVALNAIFIFDPFIFTAHLVGFMLWAAGLEPGRLFLWIYVIIAVYYYWRIQAQKRTTELVRQRIGKSGIYTIIPTISWTQWTFVARTEHHWYVGEIHSGDVIILDTFTIKPETELINAAKKSRKVQSFLSFTHHVHVETTERPFGYEVKWIDLRYRSRFQGKSHYMFVAVVYLGFDLEIRDSFVGWIHRGEDQLTKKMDPNRQLG
- a CDS encoding pyridoxamine 5'-phosphate oxidase family protein; amino-acid sequence: MIPIRYSKRTLTDQEQIDAFLAHAKVGNLGLSNGTEPYIIPLNFCWWNGHIYFHGADSGRKVEMINANNRVCFSVCEEYGTIADPIPAHTDTAYMSVFLSGTIERVQDPDEMRDAMQAMLDKYVPGYYPEPLSLQHVVKYRSSMGSVTAVFRITPDSLTAKGSPMPEEKRFYPGRTIGQDSKKLD
- a CDS encoding alpha/beta fold hydrolase, translated to MQRETIHPINGIEICAESFGNPADPAVLLIMGAMCSMVYWDTAFCQRLADTGRFVIRFDNRDVGRSTAYEPGTSNYTVADMANDAVGVLDAYQIEKAHLVGMSLGGMIAQVIAVKHPERVQSMTLIASGIFGSDQNNRNLPPMDERILAYHANGGSLDWTDEAAVADYLVAGSALLCGPAHSFNGERVFAQVTAEIKRASNLLSMFNHALLVGDDDSEGRHTQIKVPTLVIHGTHDTVLPYEHALALVREIPGAALLTLEGSGHEVHDEDWDTIIRAVFAHTK